The Vibrio tarriae genome includes the window ATTAACGAGCACGGAAGACGATGCGACCTTTAGACAAATCGTAAGGAGTCATCTCTACAGTGACTTTGTCACCAGTCAGAATGCGGATGTAGTTTTTGCGCATTTTTCCAGAGATGTGAGCTGTCACTACGTGACCATTTTCAAGCTCTACACGGAACATTGTGTTAGGAAGAGTATCAAGGACAGTGCCTTGCATCTCAATTACGTCTTCTTTAGCCATTTAATCCTCTTTAGAAATTTGGCGATCTTTAACGGCGCAGGATTCTGCCATTAAACGTTCAATATGGGAAGTTGCGGCGTATTCTACCCTCGCCAACGTTGATTTACTAGCCTTTGATGTGGATTGAACCGGACTTTGTAGTTCATAGCTGGGCATTCATCGATTTGATATCCCAAATAAAGCCACTGCTTTTTGGTCTGTTGGCAGTAATTGAGCTGACAAAGTACCGCTAAGGTGCCTAAAGAGATCGAAATATCTGGGTCATAAAAGGTGTAAAACGCACTCGCACTGTTTGGGAGTAAATCGGTGACGGCAATCGCGACCAACTTTTCGCCCTGATAAAGATGTAAATATTGGGTATTAAGCCATTTTGCACGGGCAAATTTGGCAAATTCCATTTTATTGGGTGGGTACATGGAGCCGTGGCGATGACGAGCGAAAATATAACGCGCGTAAAGGGTGTACCAATCTTCATCCAGTTCTGGTTTCAACTGCCAATGAAACTCTTGGCTGAGCAGCTTGAGTAAACGTTTTTGGCTTTTGCTCGGCACAAAATCGGGCGCAGGAATACGCAAAGCTTGGCACGACTGGCAATGATCACAATGCGGTTTGTAGATGGTATCGCCGCTGCGCCGGAAACCATT containing:
- the infA gene encoding translation initiation factor IF-1; amino-acid sequence: MAKEDVIEMQGTVLDTLPNTMFRVELENGHVVTAHISGKMRKNYIRILTGDKVTVEMTPYDLSKGRIVFRAR
- a CDS encoding arginyltransferase, whose protein sequence is MSSDIQQIRIGLTNNHPCSYLADRMERVAVAIDPQMQTPETYEVLMANGFRRSGDTIYKPHCDHCQSCQALRIPAPDFVPSKSQKRLLKLLSQEFHWQLKPELDEDWYTLYARYIFARHRHGSMYPPNKMEFAKFARAKWLNTQYLHLYQGEKLVAIAVTDLLPNSASAFYTFYDPDISISLGTLAVLCQLNYCQQTKKQWLYLGYQIDECPAMNYKVRFNPHQRLVNQRWRG